A stretch of the Oenococcus sp. UCMA 16435 genome encodes the following:
- a CDS encoding general stress protein has product MSDFFIETTKADKVLPTNSRPKFFAFGIPSYTNLGDQAVSLAQREYIENEFPEYQYIEILEDDNDQGIKAVKKIITSQDIVSFVGGGNMGSLYTNHESARRKVFSTFVNNLTISFPQSIHFEDTAYGRKEQKLSQEAYGKNPHLFLIARDAQSYHRMQTTFKNHVLFTPDMVLYFKASHYDFKRSGALFVLRHDGEKVVKESLIDSMKKMLDDGRPFKRTDTVLDTIKRITPINRKKLFKEELELFAHQEIIITDRWHAMVFSVLTGTPCLLFGNSYGKGKHAYFDWLEHIDWIGYTDEEDLDRISLQIEKLIKTKKHDYDVRPDFKQLHDLIGFHSKK; this is encoded by the coding sequence ATGTCTGATTTTTTCATTGAAACTACGAAAGCCGATAAAGTACTTCCGACCAATAGCCGACCCAAGTTTTTTGCCTTCGGTATTCCCAGTTATACCAATTTGGGAGATCAAGCTGTTTCTTTGGCACAAAGAGAATATATTGAAAACGAATTTCCGGAATATCAGTATATCGAGATATTGGAAGATGATAATGACCAGGGGATTAAAGCGGTCAAAAAGATTATCACTTCTCAAGACATCGTTTCCTTTGTTGGTGGAGGAAACATGGGAAGCCTTTATACAAATCATGAGTCGGCTCGCCGGAAAGTATTTTCAACTTTTGTCAATAATCTGACAATTTCTTTTCCTCAATCAATTCATTTTGAAGATACTGCATATGGACGTAAAGAACAGAAATTAAGTCAGGAAGCTTATGGAAAAAATCCACACTTGTTTTTAATTGCCCGTGATGCACAAAGTTATCATCGCATGCAGACAACCTTTAAAAATCACGTTCTTTTCACACCAGATATGGTTCTCTATTTTAAAGCTTCACATTACGATTTTAAGCGTTCGGGTGCCTTATTCGTGCTACGTCATGACGGCGAAAAAGTTGTAAAAGAATCGCTGATTGATTCGATGAAAAAAATGCTTGATGATGGTCGCCCATTTAAACGAACGGATACTGTCTTGGATACGATCAAACGAATTACGCCCATAAATCGAAAAAAGCTCTTCAAAGAAGAATTAGAATTATTTGCTCATCAGGAAATAATTATTACCGATCGTTGGCATGCTATGGTATTTTCTGTTCTTACTGGGACACCTTGTCTGCTTTTTGGAAATAGCTACGGTAAGGGTAAACATGCTTATTTTGATTGGTTGGAACATATCGACTGGATCGGTTATACCGATGAAGAAGATTTGGACCGGATAAGTCTTCAGATCGAAAAACTGATCAAAACGAAGAAACACGATTATGATGTTAGGCCTGATTTCAAACAACTACATGATTTAATCGGGTTTCATTCAAAAAAATAA
- a CDS encoding haloacid dehalogenase, whose translation MKITKKLFRCGFDLDGTLFSIKLMLRRFNEATGKQIQFSQLNSYSFTDVFEISDQQEYDIFSQIKTDINLHSKPLKKAANLVSLLSSQGIEIDIITARRESAMGETKAALKSAGIVFDKIFINQQNKYNIIKNLHLTRYFDDQGQLIERLMKTDVADFCELTLIDAPYNQEFSCHSRFYV comes from the coding sequence GTGAAAATTACGAAAAAATTGTTTCGTTGTGGTTTTGATTTGGATGGCACTTTATTTTCTATTAAGTTGATGCTTAGACGTTTTAATGAAGCGACTGGAAAACAAATTCAATTTTCGCAATTAAATAGTTATTCTTTTACTGATGTCTTTGAAATCAGTGATCAACAAGAATATGATATTTTTAGTCAGATTAAGACCGATATTAATTTGCATAGCAAACCGCTTAAAAAAGCGGCTAATTTGGTTAGCCTGTTGTCTAGCCAGGGGATTGAGATAGATATCATAACCGCTCGACGCGAAAGTGCGATGGGTGAAACAAAAGCAGCCTTAAAATCTGCTGGAATTGTTTTCGATAAAATTTTTATTAATCAGCAGAATAAATATAATATCATCAAGAATCTTCATTTGACTAGATATTTTGATGATCAAGGTCAGTTGATTGAAAGACTGATGAAAACCGATGTCGCTGATTTTTGCGAGTTGACTCTAATTGATGCTCCTTATAATCAAGAATTTTCCTGTCACAGCCGTTTTTATGTATAA
- a CDS encoding replication-associated recombination protein A gives MVEQASLFENNSENGRPLASRVRPQTLDQFVGQQNLLGPGKVLRELIERDQISSMIFWGPPGVGKTTLAEIIAHETKAKFVTFSAATSGIKEIRNIMKDAENNRQFGARTIVFIDEIHRFNKAQQDSFLPYVEKGSIILIGATTENPSFEINAALLSRSKVFVLNQLKSSDIVKLLENALANPHGFANQKISVSSQALQLIADFANGDARVALNTLEMAVLNGRRLKNATEINTEDLKQLITKKTLLYDKHGEEHYNIISALHKSMRNSDVDAAIYWLARMLEAGEDPLYVARRLIRFASEDIGLADSRALEITVAAYQASQLIGMPECTVNLTQAVTYLALAPKSNALYTAYDAAKSDAQKSFAEPVPLQIRNAPTKLMKELHYGEDYQYAHSRQDKLTSMKTMPENLLGHHYYHPTSQGSEIKMKTRLEQIARWHLEHDPKNQ, from the coding sequence ATGGTAGAACAAGCGTCATTATTTGAAAACAATTCAGAAAATGGGCGGCCGCTAGCAAGTAGAGTCCGGCCACAGACCTTGGATCAATTCGTTGGACAACAGAATTTACTCGGTCCGGGAAAAGTCCTTCGAGAATTAATTGAAAGGGATCAGATCAGTTCAATGATTTTTTGGGGTCCGCCCGGGGTTGGAAAAACAACTTTGGCAGAAATCATTGCTCATGAAACAAAAGCGAAATTTGTTACTTTTAGTGCGGCCACTAGTGGTATCAAAGAAATCCGCAATATCATGAAAGATGCTGAAAATAACCGACAATTCGGAGCACGAACAATCGTCTTTATTGACGAAATTCACCGTTTTAACAAGGCTCAGCAAGATTCTTTTCTCCCCTATGTAGAAAAAGGCAGCATCATCTTAATCGGGGCAACGACAGAAAATCCTTCTTTTGAAATAAATGCAGCTCTTTTATCAAGAAGCAAAGTTTTTGTTCTTAACCAGCTAAAAAGCAGCGATATCGTAAAATTATTAGAAAATGCCCTAGCAAATCCACATGGATTTGCTAATCAAAAAATATCAGTCAGTTCACAAGCGCTCCAATTAATTGCCGATTTCGCTAACGGAGATGCCCGAGTAGCCTTGAACACTTTGGAAATGGCCGTCTTAAACGGCCGTCGATTAAAAAATGCAACAGAAATAAATACGGAAGATCTTAAACAATTGATTACAAAAAAGACTCTTCTGTACGATAAGCACGGTGAAGAACACTACAATATTATCTCAGCGCTTCATAAATCAATGCGTAATAGCGATGTCGACGCCGCAATCTATTGGTTAGCACGTATGCTGGAAGCCGGAGAGGACCCGCTCTATGTTGCTCGTCGATTAATCAGGTTTGCAAGCGAAGATATAGGACTAGCAGACAGTCGTGCGTTGGAAATTACCGTTGCTGCCTATCAGGCAAGTCAATTAATTGGAATGCCTGAATGCACTGTCAATTTAACACAGGCCGTAACCTATCTGGCACTTGCGCCAAAATCAAACGCCTTATATACGGCCTATGACGCCGCTAAAAGCGATGCACAAAAGTCTTTCGCCGAACCGGTCCCATTACAAATTCGTAATGCCCCAACTAAATTAATGAAGGAATTGCATTATGGAGAAGATTATCAGTATGCTCACAGCAGACAAGACAAGTTGACAAGCATGAAAACTATGCCGGAAAATCTGTTAGGGCATCACTACTACCATCCAACTTCGCAGGGTTCGGAAATTAAAATGAAAACACGTTTGGAACAAATCGCTCGCTGGCACCTAGAACACGATCCGAAAAATCAGTGA
- a CDS encoding ABC transporter ATP-binding protein codes for MNQPTDFIEAKNISVSFSQHEIFSNLSFKIFDDDFFCLIGKNGIGKTTLVKTILGQLHKTDGEIIFSKKFRSSLSFGYVPQFRNIDQDYPLSIRNFVSLRLFQPLIPWISKKEKDIVDTALKRVGIFDIANRKLGSASGGEKQKAYLAQAILYDPQLLILDESTASLDTISKFDVMNAVQNLNDKYGTTVIFISHDMPLVEKYGKHSLELQGDGKYAYKKIN; via the coding sequence TTGAATCAACCCACTGATTTTATAGAAGCAAAAAATATATCGGTTAGTTTTTCTCAACATGAAATTTTCTCCAATTTGTCTTTTAAAATTTTTGATGATGATTTTTTCTGTTTAATTGGAAAAAATGGAATTGGAAAAACGACCTTGGTGAAAACAATTCTGGGTCAGTTACATAAAACTGATGGCGAAATTATTTTTTCAAAAAAATTTCGAAGTTCTCTTTCTTTCGGATATGTTCCACAATTTCGAAATATTGATCAAGATTATCCGCTATCAATCCGTAATTTTGTCTCTTTGAGATTGTTTCAACCTTTGATACCTTGGATTAGCAAAAAAGAAAAAGACATAGTTGATACCGCACTTAAAAGAGTTGGCATTTTCGATATTGCTAACCGCAAACTCGGTTCGGCGTCGGGCGGCGAAAAACAAAAAGCTTATCTGGCTCAAGCGATTCTTTATGATCCACAATTATTAATTCTTGATGAATCAACAGCTAGTTTGGATACGATTTCTAAATTCGACGTTATGAATGCTGTTCAAAATTTAAATGATAAATATGGGACGACTGTTATTTTCATTTCTCATGATATGCCTTTGGTCGAAAAATACGGTAAGCATTCCTTGGAACTTCAAGGTGATGGTAAATACGCATATAAAAAAATCAATTAA
- a CDS encoding NAD(P)/FAD-dependent oxidoreductase: protein MKTQQYDYDVLYIGSGHGTFDGAIPLAAKGFKVGIVEYDLVGGTCPNRGCNAKITLDAPVALQRQFENLKGVIEGEAKINWSANLAHKQEVIGKLPDLIAGLAKSVHIDILSGHGVLNDQHTVLVDGNAKTAEKIVIATGLCPHRLDISGSELAHDSSDFMNLSAMPKRLTVIGSGYIAMEFATMANAAGAEVTVITHGDRALRKFNQDFVEKIINDLEQRGVKFVRNTTVSDFEKTGEALIVCAENNFKLETDWILDATGRIPNIEKIGLDKLGVKYNKNGVVVNDHLQTNISSIYASGDVIDKIQPKLTPTAVFESTYLMHQFAGDSSSAINYPAIPSVVFTSPRIAQVGVTPEEAKKNPDKYTIDTHHTPDDWYRQVDKEQLGDNALIFDKEHHLVGASEFSDKADDVINTLLPAIEFKFGPTELGRLIYLFPSISSSAVGQL, encoded by the coding sequence ATGAAAACCCAGCAATATGATTATGATGTTTTATACATTGGCAGCGGACACGGCACTTTTGATGGTGCGATTCCGTTAGCTGCAAAAGGATTTAAGGTTGGAATTGTTGAATATGACCTAGTTGGTGGAACCTGTCCCAATCGCGGCTGTAATGCAAAAATCACTTTGGATGCCCCGGTCGCTTTACAACGCCAATTTGAAAATTTGAAGGGCGTAATCGAAGGCGAAGCCAAGATTAACTGGTCTGCTAATTTAGCTCACAAGCAGGAAGTTATCGGAAAATTGCCCGATTTAATCGCCGGCTTAGCAAAGTCTGTTCATATCGATATTTTGTCCGGCCATGGTGTTTTGAATGATCAACACACTGTTTTAGTTGATGGAAATGCCAAAACGGCTGAGAAAATTGTCATTGCAACAGGACTTTGTCCACATAGACTCGATATTTCTGGTAGTGAGCTTGCTCATGACAGCAGCGATTTTATGAATCTTTCTGCTATGCCAAAACGTTTAACAGTTATAGGATCTGGTTATATAGCGATGGAATTTGCAACAATGGCTAATGCGGCTGGAGCGGAAGTCACGGTAATCACTCATGGTGATCGCGCTTTACGCAAATTTAATCAGGATTTTGTCGAAAAAATTATTAATGATTTAGAACAACGCGGAGTTAAATTTGTCCGTAACACAACAGTTAGCGACTTTGAAAAAACAGGCGAGGCCTTGATAGTTTGTGCTGAAAATAATTTTAAACTTGAAACCGACTGGATTTTGGATGCAACTGGCCGAATTCCAAATATTGAAAAAATAGGTTTGGATAAGTTAGGAGTGAAATACAATAAAAACGGTGTTGTTGTCAATGATCATTTGCAGACTAATATTTCAAGCATCTATGCTTCTGGTGATGTAATCGACAAAATACAGCCTAAATTAACCCCAACAGCGGTTTTTGAATCAACTTATTTGATGCACCAATTTGCTGGTGATAGTTCGTCAGCAATTAATTATCCGGCAATTCCTTCAGTTGTCTTTACATCGCCGCGGATCGCTCAGGTCGGCGTAACTCCTGAAGAAGCAAAAAAAAATCCCGATAAATACACAATTGATACCCATCACACTCCTGATGATTGGTATCGGCAAGTTGATAAGGAACAACTCGGTGATAATGCTCTTATTTTTGATAAAGAACATCATTTGGTTGGCGCCAGTGAATTTAGCGATAAGGCCGATGATGTTATTAACACTTTGTTACCAGCGATTGAATTCAAGTTTGGTCCAACAGAACTAGGTCGTTTAATTTATCTGTTCCCATCCATTTCTTCTTCGGCAGTTGGCCAATTATAA
- a CDS encoding S1 RNA-binding domain-containing protein, which yields MDYKIGQRVTGTISGIQNYGVFVQLDSKIQGLVHISECKNGRIDNLPDEFHIGQPVEAIILDIDDYSKKISLSFRQLSIPKIHANPKPGENRNIYKHFWTATRVKAGFKPIAETIEASKSEALGRIRGIKK from the coding sequence ATGGACTATAAAATTGGCCAAAGGGTGACTGGGACTATTTCCGGAATTCAAAATTACGGTGTTTTCGTGCAACTGGATTCGAAAATTCAGGGCTTAGTTCATATTTCGGAATGTAAAAATGGTCGAATTGATAATTTGCCTGACGAGTTTCATATAGGACAACCAGTTGAGGCGATTATTCTTGATATTGACGATTACAGTAAAAAAATTAGTTTAAGTTTTCGTCAATTATCGATTCCAAAAATTCATGCAAATCCAAAACCTGGTGAAAATCGTAATATTTACAAGCATTTTTGGACAGCCACTAGGGTAAAGGCCGGTTTTAAGCCAATCGCAGAGACAATTGAGGCCAGCAAAAGTGAAGCTTTAGGTCGAATTAGGGGAATTAAAAAATAA
- a CDS encoding transcriptional repressor, whose amino-acid sequence MNEELEKALKIVKKAGMKVTSQRRDILSYLIYHQDHYISITDIDKHMRDKYEHMSYQTVYRNLQEFEEAYLVEERPLAGGKFVKYQCDFNNLDHYHFICQICGRVIELKAIGADYFQNQIAGCKVLKQHVEITGICDRCLAKEAVIN is encoded by the coding sequence GTGAACGAAGAATTGGAGAAAGCACTAAAAATAGTAAAAAAAGCCGGTATGAAAGTAACTAGTCAAAGACGGGATATTTTAAGTTATTTAATCTATCATCAGGATCATTATATTTCGATCACCGATATCGATAAGCATATGCGTGACAAATATGAACATATGAGTTACCAAACGGTTTATCGTAACTTACAAGAGTTTGAGGAAGCTTATCTCGTAGAAGAGCGTCCCCTGGCTGGCGGCAAGTTTGTTAAATATCAATGCGACTTCAATAATTTGGATCATTATCATTTTATTTGCCAAATTTGTGGTCGTGTAATTGAACTAAAAGCTATCGGCGCCGATTATTTCCAAAATCAAATTGCCGGTTGCAAGGTATTAAAACAGCATGTTGAAATTACTGGTATTTGTGACCGCTGTTTAGCTAAAGAAGCAGTAATTAATTAA
- a CDS encoding metal ABC transporter permease encodes MFALEFMRNAYLAGSLISLVCGIVGVFVMARRLSFLTHTLSEIGFSGASFGIWIGIPPLNGMLFFTLLSAIFTGKLGKRKEQSDAVTSAVSALFMGLGVLFLSLSNKNSSYATNILFGSIVGISSSEVYQIVFLALTVLFVMILLYRRLKFTSFDPEGAGIVYKHENILSILFLVILAMSVSISAQIVGSLLVFVLITLPAASAQNFCKSVFGEIIFSTVLALIGTWIGLYLSYVTNWPVTFFIALFEAMVFVFSLAGKQIIQHI; translated from the coding sequence ATGTTTGCTTTAGAATTCATGCGCAACGCTTACTTGGCTGGTAGTCTAATTTCACTTGTTTGTGGAATTGTTGGTGTTTTTGTGATGGCTAGAAGGTTATCTTTTTTAACTCATACTTTGTCAGAGATTGGTTTTTCCGGTGCTTCTTTTGGTATTTGGATTGGCATACCTCCTTTAAACGGAATGCTTTTTTTTACTTTACTGAGCGCAATTTTTACTGGAAAACTTGGTAAACGGAAGGAACAAAGCGATGCTGTCACTAGCGCCGTTTCAGCCTTATTTATGGGCCTTGGCGTTTTGTTTCTTTCTTTATCGAATAAAAATTCTTCTTATGCAACCAATATTTTATTTGGCAGTATTGTTGGAATCAGTAGTAGTGAAGTTTACCAAATAGTTTTCCTTGCCTTGACTGTCCTTTTTGTGATGATCCTGCTTTATCGAAGATTAAAATTTACTTCTTTTGATCCGGAAGGTGCTGGAATTGTTTATAAGCATGAAAATATTCTTTCTATTTTGTTTTTGGTAATTTTGGCAATGTCTGTTAGTATTTCTGCTCAAATTGTTGGTTCTTTGTTGGTTTTCGTTCTAATAACTTTACCAGCAGCCAGTGCCCAAAATTTTTGCAAATCGGTTTTTGGAGAAATTATTTTCAGCACAGTCTTAGCTCTTATCGGAACCTGGATTGGGCTTTATTTAAGTTATGTCACAAATTGGCCGGTTACTTTCTTTATCGCTCTTTTCGAAGCAATGGTTTTTGTTTTTTCTCTTGCAGGAAAACAAATTATTCAGCATATTTGA
- a CDS encoding zinc ABC transporter solute-binding protein — translation MSVNKNCKHMIILGLTLITILSSIFFGSIREASAAKLSSAKTSKIKVVASVDFYGEAAKAVLGSKGTVTSVIKNPSIDPHDYEPTSNVAKEVSKANFVLYNGIGYDTWMTKLAKNSKDVISIRVGEDLLGKKNGDNPHLWYQSKTMPKLAIYLAKRFGEVQPKNKKYFEKNAKKFVKSLKPIQTKIKQLSKSSKGKLVDVSEPVFDYTLKELGYKEHNTHFARSVENSTDPSPKDIKAMQNDVKNRKIAFFVENTQATDKIVGNIVKIAKAHNVPVLKVTETMPKGKTYKQWMLDQLDQLEKIQKQEK, via the coding sequence ATGTCTGTGAATAAAAATTGTAAGCACATGATAATTTTGGGTTTAACTTTAATTACGATCCTTTCGAGCATTTTTTTTGGATCAATAAGGGAGGCTAGTGCTGCAAAATTGAGTAGTGCAAAAACTTCGAAGATCAAGGTTGTTGCGTCGGTTGATTTTTATGGCGAAGCTGCCAAAGCAGTTTTAGGAAGCAAGGGAACAGTTACTTCCGTTATTAAAAATCCTAGTATTGACCCACACGATTACGAACCAACCAGCAATGTTGCTAAAGAGGTTAGCAAAGCGAATTTTGTTCTTTATAACGGAATTGGTTATGATACTTGGATGACGAAACTTGCCAAAAATTCAAAGGATGTTATCAGTATCCGTGTTGGCGAAGATCTATTAGGCAAAAAAAATGGTGATAATCCGCATCTTTGGTATCAGTCAAAGACAATGCCAAAATTAGCTATTTATTTAGCAAAACGCTTTGGCGAGGTTCAGCCAAAGAACAAGAAATATTTTGAGAAAAATGCTAAAAAATTCGTTAAAAGTCTCAAGCCGATTCAAACTAAAATCAAGCAATTGAGCAAGAGCAGCAAGGGAAAGTTAGTTGATGTCAGTGAGCCGGTTTTCGACTACACACTAAAAGAATTGGGCTATAAAGAGCACAACACCCATTTTGCCAGGTCGGTTGAAAATAGTACCGATCCTTCGCCAAAAGATATTAAAGCAATGCAAAATGATGTAAAAAATCGTAAAATTGCCTTTTTCGTTGAAAACACACAGGCAACCGATAAGATTGTTGGAAATATTGTAAAAATAGCCAAGGCCCATAATGTACCTGTCTTAAAGGTTACTGAAACAATGCCAAAGGGAAAAACTTATAAACAATGGATGCTGGATCAACTTGATCAGCTGGAAAAAATACAAAAGCAGGAAAAGTGA
- a CDS encoding CsbD family protein — MSLKEKADSLKKEAAGMAKEVEGKATGDKIREGQGKAEKLLGKAKEKLSDKNQAKMKFDQVERKQKKHD; from the coding sequence ATGTCATTAAAAGAAAAAGCTGATTCATTAAAAAAAGAGGCCGCTGGAATGGCTAAAGAAGTCGAGGGTAAAGCCACTGGCGATAAAATACGCGAAGGCCAAGGCAAAGCTGAAAAACTCTTAGGCAAAGCTAAAGAAAAGCTTTCAGATAAAAATCAAGCTAAGATGAAATTTGATCAAGTTGAAAGGAAACAGAAGAAACACGATTAA
- a CDS encoding MFS transporter: protein MDRTWQTKWPERISYGLSDAADNLVFQMLTTYLLFFYTDVYGLQASSVAILFLVARIADVAESLIIGLMIDRTHSRFGKSRPFFMWYAFPYVVFAVLTFVTPNFSGTGKLVWAYATYLGLGFLYTAVNLPITSILPTLSQNEKELTLLGVIRQFFGSSVQIIVAVFTLPLIAFFGRGNQKLGFLMTIIVFSIISFLLIMNTFFHVHERFQNSKIAHQPLKQIFTMLKSNQPWLIISLVIFLYWLVTAIKNQTTIYYFKYVLNQESLVPFANSFTLAALAGVVLIIWLSNLQGKKRTMLIGIVLAFIGQLIMSIGVYYQLIDGLFFGIFLNSIGNGMVVGLVSIMIADTIRYGVSMGIQAEGILASTDDFGVNMGLGLGGMITAGLLQLSGYVANQKQSSGTVAMIDINYIWIPIVIYIFMFVTLLFYNENQMMKAIH from the coding sequence ATGGATCGAACTTGGCAAACAAAATGGCCGGAACGAATTAGTTATGGGCTTAGTGATGCTGCAGATAATTTGGTTTTTCAAATGCTAACCACTTATTTACTTTTCTTTTATACAGACGTTTATGGCCTTCAAGCCAGTTCAGTAGCAATTCTATTTTTAGTCGCTCGGATTGCTGATGTCGCCGAAAGTTTAATAATTGGTCTGATGATTGATCGAACTCATTCACGTTTTGGCAAAAGCCGTCCTTTCTTCATGTGGTATGCCTTTCCATATGTCGTCTTTGCAGTTTTGACTTTTGTAACACCTAATTTTTCCGGAACAGGAAAATTAGTTTGGGCTTATGCAACTTATCTTGGACTTGGTTTTCTCTATACGGCTGTAAATTTGCCGATCACTTCAATTTTGCCAACTTTATCACAAAATGAAAAAGAACTAACTTTGCTTGGAGTAATTCGTCAATTCTTTGGTAGTTCGGTTCAAATTATCGTTGCTGTTTTCACACTTCCTCTAATAGCTTTTTTTGGCAGGGGTAATCAGAAATTGGGCTTTTTAATGACAATTATCGTTTTTTCAATTATATCTTTTCTGTTAATTATGAATACTTTCTTTCATGTTCATGAACGTTTTCAAAATTCAAAAATTGCTCATCAACCTCTTAAACAAATTTTTACTATGCTGAAAAGCAATCAACCTTGGTTGATTATTTCACTAGTTATTTTTCTTTACTGGTTGGTTACGGCTATCAAAAATCAAACGACAATTTATTATTTTAAATATGTTTTAAATCAAGAAAGTTTGGTACCCTTTGCAAACAGTTTTACCCTGGCCGCTTTGGCTGGTGTTGTTTTAATTATTTGGCTATCTAATCTTCAAGGCAAAAAAAGAACGATGTTGATTGGAATTGTTCTGGCTTTTATCGGTCAGCTAATAATGTCAATCGGCGTTTATTATCAACTGATAGATGGTCTTTTTTTCGGTATCTTCCTAAACTCGATTGGAAACGGTATGGTTGTTGGCTTAGTTTCTATTATGATTGCCGATACAATTAGATACGGAGTCAGTATGGGAATTCAGGCAGAAGGGATTCTTGCTTCTACGGATGATTTTGGCGTAAATATGGGCCTTGGACTTGGCGGTATGATTACTGCCGGATTATTGCAATTATCTGGTTACGTGGCTAATCAAAAACAAAGTAGTGGAACAGTGGCAATGATAGACATTAACTATATTTGGATTCCAATTGTTATTTATATTTTTATGTTTGTCACTTTACTTTTCTATAATGAAAATCAAATGATGAAAGCAATTCACTGA
- a CDS encoding AEC family transporter, protein MFSLILVGILINKIGFFHQQTSDDLTSILLYVVSPCLIINAFEEPYSPIRIRQFLLTLMGIILFYIVDILIAQIIFGKTVDPTLKRVVQYGSVYSNAGFMGVPLASSLFGSQGVFFAAASLAAFNIFNWTHGIGLFQPKQDQLDHKAALQKVVLNPNIIAIVSGLLIFLLSIKIPFVINQTVKYVGSINTPLSMIVIGNSLAGIKFNRRMFNGKLLLALIMRNLIFPVIAILILRLLGISGIAFYTTIVMAACPVAGILVLFTLQARGNPRQAITLMSISTILSLVTIPLIFAISKI, encoded by the coding sequence ATCTTTTCTTTAATACTGGTTGGAATTTTAATAAACAAAATTGGTTTTTTCCATCAGCAAACATCTGACGATCTAACTTCCATTTTGCTTTATGTAGTTTCTCCATGCTTGATTATTAACGCTTTTGAAGAACCTTATTCTCCTATACGTATCCGGCAATTCCTACTAACGCTGATGGGAATTATTCTTTTTTATATCGTTGATATCCTTATCGCTCAAATCATATTTGGAAAAACAGTCGATCCAACTTTGAAAAGAGTTGTCCAGTATGGAAGCGTATATTCAAACGCAGGTTTTATGGGGGTACCTCTGGCGAGTTCATTGTTCGGTAGCCAAGGAGTTTTCTTCGCAGCAGCATCTTTGGCTGCTTTTAATATTTTTAATTGGACTCATGGAATTGGATTATTCCAGCCAAAACAAGATCAGTTGGATCATAAAGCAGCTTTACAAAAGGTAGTTTTGAATCCAAATATTATTGCGATTGTTTCTGGACTACTGATTTTTTTATTGTCAATTAAAATTCCTTTCGTGATCAATCAAACAGTCAAATATGTTGGATCCATAAATACCCCACTTTCAATGATTGTGATCGGCAATAGTTTAGCTGGAATCAAATTCAATCGAAGAATGTTCAATGGCAAATTATTGTTGGCTTTAATCATGAGAAACCTGATTTTTCCGGTAATCGCAATCCTAATCTTGAGGTTGTTGGGCATTAGTGGAATTGCTTTTTATACAACGATTGTCATGGCGGCTTGTCCAGTAGCTGGAATCCTTGTGCTATTCACTTTGCAGGCACGTGGTAATCCCCGACAAGCAATTACTTTAATGAGTATTTCAACAATTCTTTCACTTGTAACAATTCCATTAATCTTCGCAATTAGTAAAATTTAA
- a CDS encoding DUF975 family protein: protein MEIVYVFLWTLLLVVPGVIKSIAYSQAFYIYRDHIDNGNQITYLQAITESRKLMNGHKMDYFVMELSFIGWMFLIPITAGIAAIWVLPYYQLTFCNFYKKLVEDNPLSENTQN, encoded by the coding sequence TTGGAAATTGTTTATGTTTTTCTTTGGACGTTATTATTGGTTGTCCCTGGGGTAATTAAATCAATTGCTTATTCACAGGCCTTTTACATTTATCGGGATCATATAGATAATGGAAATCAAATTACTTATTTGCAGGCAATTACCGAAAGTCGTAAATTAATGAATGGCCATAAGATGGATTATTTTGTTATGGAGTTGAGTTTTATTGGTTGGATGTTTTTGATTCCAATAACAGCCGGAATTGCCGCAATTTGGGTCTTGCCTTATTATCAATTAACCTTCTGCAACTTTTATAAAAAATTAGTTGAAGATAATCCGTTATCTGAAAATACTCAAAACTAG